A segment of the Nitrosospira briensis C-128 genome:
CCGTAACCGGTGGCTTCCGGACGAATCAGCGATCCGCCAAAACTCAGCCCCTTGCCGGTAAAAACGCAGTCCGCACGGTTGGAGAGCTTTTTCATCATGCCCGCCATGAAGCCAACCTCTCGCCCGCCGACGCCGATATCGCCAGCCGGCACATCGATATCAGAACCGATATGGCGGAACAATTCGCTCATATACGCCTGACAGAAACGCATTATCTCTCCCGGGCTCCGGCCCTTGGGATTGAAGTCCGCGCCCCCTTTGCCGCCACCCATGGGCAGTGTAGTGAGGGCATTTTTGAGAGTTTGCTCGAACGCCAGAAATTTAAGGATGGAAAGATTCACCGAGGGATGAAAACGAGTGCCGCCCTTGTAAGGACCAATGGAGGAACTGTGCTGGATCCGGTAGCCACGATTGACATTCACCTCGCCTTTATCGTCTACCCAGGCTACCCGGAAAATGATTACCCGCTCCGCTTCTATCAGGCGATCGAGAATACCGTGCTCGCCATAGCGAGGGTTTTCCGTGATAAAGGGCCAGAGACTCTCGATGACTTCTGCAACCGCTTGCAGATATTCGGGTTGGCCCGGGTTCCGCTCGGCTATGTAAGCGCAGAACTCCTGAAAACTTTGGTATCTCATTTTGCTCCCCAGCATAACAAAACCATACTCATAAGGTGAGTATTCTGCCAAATAACTGGCGGACCCGCATTATATTTATATTTAACCCGGATGTTTCATAAATTGACGCGCGCCCTTGCTGGTCTTTTGTTTCGTGTGAAAATTTCGTTCAGTCGGGGTGTATGAATAACTACGCCACTCTTCACGAAATCTCCCTACAAAACAAAATCCTGCGCAATCATCACGCGAATTTATGAAACATCCGGGTTAGGAATGATTGCGGAAACTGTTACGGAATTTTTTGATTTTCCGTCACCAATCTCTGCCGGATAGCGCGGATGCGCCTATCCAGGCAACCGCCTGTCACCGCTTGCAGCGTCTTATTCGTTTTTTCCGTCATTTTGGTCGTCCTCGTCATCTTTCTTGCGCGGCTTGGCTGTCCACCAGACGACAAGAATAAATAACGATAGAGCGACACCCGCTTCCAGCAGTAATATCCACATAGGATCAAGCATGATGTATATTTATCATACGCAACTCTAACTCATAATCTGATGAAAGACCAATCGGCCTTGCTTGCCGTTGCCGCGCTACTCTTGCTCAACGCATGTACCATCGTCTCCACGACGCCGACTCCACCGGTCGCTATCGAAACGCCGGTTGCGCCGACCTCGTTGGTACCCATGCTCAAGCCAACCGACTGGAACGCCCTGACGGGTTGGGCGGAGGACGATATTCTGCCCGCATGGGATGCCTTCCTCCGAAGCTGCGCTGTTCTGAAAAATCAGCCGCTGTGGGGCGAAACCTGCATTCAGGCTGCCGCCATGCGTGGACAGAATAGCGCAATACTGCGAAAGTTCTTCGAAAGCCGTTTTGTGCCACATCAGGTGCTGAATTCCGACGGTAGCGACAATGGCCTCATCACCGGTTACTATGAACCGCTGTTAAAAGGTAGTCGCAAGCAATCGAAGCGTTACCGCTATCCGCTATACAGCACGCCGGATGAGCTTCTGGTGGTCGACTTGAGTGAGGTCTATCCGGAACTCAAAAATATGCGGCTGAGAGGGCGGCTGCAAGGCCGCAAAATCATACCGTATTATAGCCGGTCTGACATTGCGAGTAATCCTGCGCCGCTACAGGGAAGGGAACTGCTGTGGGTGGATGATGAGATCGACCTGTTTTTCCTGCAGATACAGGGTTCGGGCCGGGTGCAACTCGAGAATGGTGAAGTCGTGCGCGTAGGCTATTCCGAACAAAACGGGCATCCCTATAAATCCATCGGGAAATTGCTGGTGGAGCGCGGCGAGTTGCCCCTGGAAAAAGCTTCGATGCAGGGAATCAGGGCTTGGGGCCAGAGAAATCCCCATAAGCTGGGCGAATTGTTACGGCAGAACTCGAGCTTTGTTTTCTTCCGCGAGGTGCCAACCGCCGTGCCGGGACCGCTAGGCTCGCTCGGTGTACCGCTGACGGCGGGCAGAAGCCTTGCTGTCGACCCTCGGGCCGTGCCTCAGGGTGCACCGGTTTTTCTCGCCACGACCTGGCCTAATACGGATAAGCAGCTTTATCGGCTCATGGTGGCGCAGGACACAGGCGGGGCCATCAAGGGCAATGTCCGCGCCGATTTCTTCTGGGGTTTTGGAATCGAGGCAGCGGAACAGGCTGGCAAGATGAAACAGGCAGGCAAGATGTGGGTTTTAATGCCCGCCGGCTATGTGCCGCAAGCTCAGATCAGAAGGAATTGAACTTGTTCGGGCCGACGCCACAATTCCGCGCTTGTCATTTTGCGGATGACACACCCAGTTTCTTTTCTATGGCTTCAGCAGCCATCAAACCTGGCGCGATCGAGCCATCCGCAAAAATCAGCGTCGGGGTACCGCTTATGCCGTTCTTCTGGCCTGCCTGAAGAAGCTTGCCAATCGGCGTCTCACAGTCTTTTCCGGTTGGCGCAATGTCTTTAAGCATGAAATCTTCCCAAGCCTTGAGCCGGTCGGGTGAACACCATATTGAA
Coding sequences within it:
- the mltA gene encoding murein transglycosylase A; this encodes MKDQSALLAVAALLLLNACTIVSTTPTPPVAIETPVAPTSLVPMLKPTDWNALTGWAEDDILPAWDAFLRSCAVLKNQPLWGETCIQAAAMRGQNSAILRKFFESRFVPHQVLNSDGSDNGLITGYYEPLLKGSRKQSKRYRYPLYSTPDELLVVDLSEVYPELKNMRLRGRLQGRKIIPYYSRSDIASNPAPLQGRELLWVDDEIDLFFLQIQGSGRVQLENGEVVRVGYSEQNGHPYKSIGKLLVERGELPLEKASMQGIRAWGQRNPHKLGELLRQNSSFVFFREVPTAVPGPLGSLGVPLTAGRSLAVDPRAVPQGAPVFLATTWPNTDKQLYRLMVAQDTGGAIKGNVRADFFWGFGIEAAEQAGKMKQAGKMWVLMPAGYVPQAQIRRN